A region of Salinibacter sp. 10B DNA encodes the following proteins:
- a CDS encoding sulfotransferase, whose product MTSLFIMSSERSGSNLLRMMLGAHSRLAAPPPPHMWRHLTEALPQYGPLTRDANFQRLVEDAVTMTQQSYAHLTWKYHFSPEQIRAESSAPTLTSVISTLYEAYAREENAAGWVCKENQLFDHAHQIREHLPDAQFIYLCRDGRDVACSIKDMPTHDQHAYAIAEEWAQQQKKCLRVHQEIQHTNGSTIVRYEDLIESPESTIQKICDFAGLEYEKRMLYFHETEEAVQQAQKSEYWENLSKPVMSDNKAKFRDQLSAREIRIFESVAGELLDLLGYPLTTQPEERQLALWQRGLYRLRNEIQSLLKQQELSEWEGREKRKTTLDRIHNRTRSDPDSTFVPPFSYE is encoded by the coding sequence ATGACGTCCCTTTTCATCATGTCTTCGGAGCGAAGCGGGAGCAACCTGCTTCGCATGATGCTGGGCGCCCACTCCCGCCTCGCGGCGCCTCCCCCTCCGCACATGTGGCGCCACCTGACCGAGGCCCTTCCGCAGTACGGCCCCCTAACCAGGGACGCCAACTTTCAGCGTCTGGTTGAGGACGCGGTGACCATGACCCAGCAGTCCTACGCTCACCTCACGTGGAAATACCACTTTTCTCCAGAGCAAATCCGCGCCGAATCCTCTGCCCCAACTCTCACGAGCGTTATCAGCACGCTCTATGAGGCCTACGCCCGCGAAGAGAACGCCGCCGGATGGGTCTGCAAGGAAAACCAACTGTTCGACCACGCCCACCAGATCCGTGAGCACCTCCCTGACGCTCAGTTCATCTACCTCTGCCGGGACGGACGCGACGTTGCGTGCTCGATCAAGGACATGCCCACCCACGACCAGCACGCCTACGCGATTGCGGAGGAGTGGGCGCAGCAGCAAAAGAAATGCTTGCGGGTCCATCAGGAAATTCAGCACACGAACGGATCTACAATCGTCCGGTACGAGGACCTGATCGAGTCCCCGGAGTCCACGATCCAGAAGATCTGCGACTTTGCCGGGCTCGAGTATGAGAAACGAATGCTGTACTTTCACGAGACGGAGGAAGCGGTACAACAGGCCCAGAAGTCCGAGTACTGGGAAAATCTATCGAAGCCGGTCATGTCCGACAACAAAGCGAAGTTTCGCGATCAACTTTCCGCCCGTGAGATTCGCATCTTTGAGTCTGTGGCCGGGGAGCTTCTCGATCTTCTCGGATATCCGCTAACGACGCAGCCCGAGGAGCGACAGTTGGCCCTTTGGCAACGGGGCTTATACCGTCTCCGGAATGAGATTCAGAGCCTTCTGAAACAGCAGGAGCTCTCTGAATGGGAGGGCCGGGAGAAACGAAAAACCACCCTAGACCGGATTCATAACCGGACGCGGAGCGACCCAGACTCAACCTTCGTTCCGCCGTTTTCCTACGAGTAA
- a CDS encoding sulfotransferase — translation MMDLIRKKGRKGISRLCEADVYLAALLERVLLLRTRSRTQPVLFILGLPRSGTTLIYQYVVHRLSVAYFTNGVGRYYLAPCLATWVQHTCHDEYRSDFASRYGSVTGPMAPHEAGRFWGRFFGFDEYILPDDVSTRDRRTMRRTVAFVQHVFGTLPFVNKNVKHLLRIPALASIFPNAVFLRVHRDWSDVALSLLRARHEHLDDPTNWWSARPPNHQRLASRPVDEQIAHQLHGLHQKMNDDLSALPAHRVLSVDYESFCESPDRLVHSLRSQIQPLDVRNAGVDAFSPSTNRPQTPEEVRLLRRIKTLDPS, via the coding sequence ATGATGGATCTGATTCGGAAGAAGGGTCGAAAAGGAATATCCCGCCTGTGCGAGGCCGACGTATACCTCGCCGCTCTTTTGGAGCGGGTCCTCCTTCTCCGCACCCGGTCGCGAACGCAACCGGTGCTCTTCATTCTCGGCCTTCCTCGCTCCGGGACGACGCTGATTTACCAGTACGTCGTCCATCGCCTATCGGTCGCCTACTTTACAAACGGAGTGGGCCGATATTACCTAGCCCCCTGTCTGGCCACATGGGTCCAGCATACCTGTCACGACGAGTACCGATCGGATTTCGCGAGCCGCTACGGGTCCGTCACCGGGCCGATGGCTCCTCATGAGGCCGGGCGCTTCTGGGGACGCTTCTTTGGATTCGACGAGTACATTCTCCCCGATGACGTTTCGACCCGTGATCGGCGCACAATGCGTCGCACTGTCGCCTTCGTGCAACACGTCTTTGGGACTCTTCCCTTTGTAAACAAAAACGTCAAGCACCTGCTCCGCATCCCGGCCCTCGCGTCGATTTTTCCGAATGCAGTGTTTCTCCGGGTACATCGAGATTGGTCAGACGTGGCGCTTTCGCTGCTCCGCGCCCGACACGAACACCTCGACGATCCGACCAACTGGTGGTCGGCTCGCCCCCCCAACCACCAACGCCTCGCCTCTCGTCCCGTCGATGAACAAATCGCCCATCAATTGCACGGCCTCCACCAGAAGATGAACGACGACCTGTCGGCCCTTCCCGCCCACCGGGTTCTTTCCGTCGACTACGAATCGTTCTGTGAATCCCCCGATCGCCTCGTCCACTCCCTTCGATCTCAGATTCAGCCCCTCGACGTTCGCAATGCGGGTGTGGACGCGTTTTCTCCTTCAACAAATCGTCCGCAAACCCCAGAAGAAGTACGGTTGCTCCGCCGGATCAAGACGCTCGATCCGTCGTGA